A part of Amblyraja radiata isolate CabotCenter1 chromosome 23, sAmbRad1.1.pri, whole genome shotgun sequence genomic DNA contains:
- the tmem74b gene encoding transmembrane protein 74B encodes MACAECYHPLEVSDQDLELSGLGSRPQLAANGAPCKRQLSAPRIAPPAPDQVQETSFTSHPEPSGLPTVHGSRAEVVNSHCNRDRPQETSPRSEEEPEPEANGQSVDYGFMVALVFLVAGISLVVVAYAIPRESRVDPDTVTAREMERLELHYALLGSHLDKCIIAGLGLLTLGGMLLSLLLMVSICKGDLYARRNFMVTGRARKTYGSINLRMKPLDGEGHQSLVESEVVQICENLGQTGS; translated from the coding sequence ATGGCGTGTGCGGAATGTTACCACCCACTAGAAGTGAGTGACCAAGACCTAGAACTCAGCGGCCTCGGCTCCCGGCCTCAGCTGGCGGCGAACGGCGCTCCCTGCAAGCGCCAGCTTTCAGCACCGAGGATAGCGCCGCCTGCTCCGGATCAAGTGCAGGAGACTTCCTTCACTTCTCACCCCGAGCCGTCTGGTCTGCCCACCGTCCACGGGAGCCGGGCTGAGGTCGTGAATTCCCATTGCAACCGGGACAGACCCCAGGAAACGTCACCTCGCTCCGAGGAGGAGCCTGAACCCGAGGCGAATGGCCAGTCGGTTGACTATGGGTTCATGGTGGCGCTGGTATTTCTGGTGGCCGGCATCTCCTTGGTCGTTGTAGCCTATGCCATCCCGAGAGAGTCCAGGGTGGATCCGGACACGGTGACGGCCCGGGAGATGGAGAGGCTGGAGTTACACTACGCTCTCTTGGGCTCGCATCTGGACAAGTGCATCATCGCCGGCCTGGGTCTGCTGACTTTGGGAGGCATGCTGCTCTCCTTGTTGCTCATGGTCTCCATCTGCAAGGGTGACCTATACGCCAGGAGGAACTTCATGGTGACTGGCAGGGCCAGGAAGACCTACGGCTCCATCAATCTGAGAATGAAGCCGTTGGACGGAGAAGGGCATCAGTCCCTGGTGGAGTCGGAGGTGGTACAGATATGTGAGAATCTCGGCCAGACCGGCTCTTGA